The Aspergillus nidulans FGSC A4 chromosome VIII genome contains the following window.
TCGGCCAGCGACACGCAGATTTCTTCCACAAGAActaccgcatcttcctcggcgggGATGCGTGCCACACCCACTCCCCGAAGGCCGGACAGGGCATGAACGTCAGCTTGCAGGACGGATACAATATCGGCTGGAAACTGGCACATGTCCTGAAGGGGCTCGCTCCGCCATCATTGTTGGAGACATACGTCTTGGAGCGTGAAAAGGTAGCGATCGACTTGATCAACTTCGACAGATACTTCTCGAAGCTATTCTCGGCCAAGGGGAATGCGTCCGCTGCGGAATTCCAGGAGGGGTTTATCAAATCTGGCAAATATACGGCTGGTCTGACAGCAAAGTATGACGAATCGCCTATAACATGTGATTTGGGATTATCGGATTCTCTAGCAAAGAATGTTGTGGTCGGGATGAGGCTTCCTAGCTCCCAGATTGTCCGGCACTGTGACTCGAAACCGGTCCAGCTTATGAGCGCGCTCAAATCCGACGGGCGTTGGAGGGTGATTGTGTTTCCCGGGAATATCAGCAAGCCTCAGAATAAGGCCAGGCTAGATGCGGTAAGATCACATACAGTCATCATTTGAGAATTCTACTGATCTAGAATAGGTTGGTGCCTACCTCGCCTCAGGCGAGAGCCCTCTACAGACATACAGGCTACAGGACGATGATTGCGACAGCCTTATTGAACCGATCCTTGTGGGCCATGGCCCGCGCCACGATGTTGAACTGGACCAGATACCCCCGGCCTTCTACCCTGTTACTGGCAAGAATCAGATCAAAGGTCGGTTTTCCGAGTGGCACATTGCTATTTGGTTATTAGACTAACCCTGAACAGACCTGCACAAGATTTTCTTCGACGACGAGAGCTATAACAAAGGCCACGGCGAGCTTTACAAATATCTGGGTATTAGTTCAGAGGATGGTGTCATTATCATTGTCCGACCTGACCAATGTAAGTTTATTCTATCATTCTTTTACCATTTTTGCTGATCAATGTTACTAGATGTTTCGTCGGTCATTGCTATCGATGACTATAAGCGCATTGGACAGTTCTTTGCGGGATTTTTTGTTCCTCAAGAGCAGCTCAACTCGAGACTGGCCATGTTATGACGGGTATCAACGATGAGCATTGGACTTCCAGGTAGTTAAGGGGGTATGAGTGGTGCCTCTTGATCCATAGTAGCATTAACCTTGTCCTAGGACTGTGTGCCCTAGCGAATTTTGTCTACGTTTCTAGATAGAAAAACACTACGAAGATGTAAGCCACGATATCAGGCTTCTATTTAGTGTGATAGGCATAGAGC
Protein-coding sequences here:
- a CDS encoding putative phenol 2-monooxygenase (transcript_id=CADANIAT00002184), whose protein sequence is MPSKTQTDVLICGSGSAGLSAATWLARYGIPCKILERRSGPMTMGQADGVQCRTVEIFESFGMGEELLREAYHVLEVVFWAENGTESASDGSGHGSISRTGRTADTQPGLSHCPHVILNQARINGLFIDAMKRFNGQEIEYGWDVKGVELGDEGDKYPVKVTAEKDGEVQAFEAKYVLGCDGAHSTVRKQLGYNMIGDSTDAVWGVMDMIPRTDFPDIRKKASIRSKAGSLLIIPREGENRNLTRFYIELPAGTKAKEVKLEDLQQAAKNILSQYKIEFTETVWWSAYAIGQRHADFFHKNYRIFLGGDACHTHSPKAGQGMNVSLQDGYNIGWKLAHVLKGLAPPSLLETYVLEREKVAIDLINFDRYFSKLFSAKGNASAAEFQEGFIKSGKYTAGLTAKYDESPITCDLGLSDSLAKNVVVGMRLPSSQIVRHCDSKPVQLMSALKSDGRWRVIVFPGNISKPQNKARLDAVGAYLASGESPLQTYRLQDDDCDSLIEPILVGHGPRHDVELDQIPPAFYPVTGKNQIKDLHKIFFDDESYNKGHGELYKYLDVSSVIAIDDYKRIGQFFAGFFVPQEQLNSRLAML